In Corvus moneduloides isolate bCorMon1 chromosome 31, bCorMon1.pri, whole genome shotgun sequence, one DNA window encodes the following:
- the LSM2 gene encoding U6 snRNA-associated Sm-like protein LSm2 — protein sequence MLFYSFFKSLVGKDVVVELKNDLSICGTLHSVDQYLNIKLTDISVTDPEKYPHMLSVKNCFIRGSVVRYVQLPADEVDTQLLQDAARKEALQQKQ from the exons ATG ctgtTCTACTCCTTCTTCAAGTCCCTGGTGGGGAAGGACGTGGTCGTGGAGCTCAAGAACGACCTGAG CATCTGCGGGACCCTGCACTCCGTCGATCAG TACCTGAACATCAAACTGACCGACATCAGCGTCACCGACCCCGAGAAGTACCCGCACATG ctttCGGTCAAGAACTGCTTCATCCGCGGCTCCGTGGTTCGCTATGTCCAGCTCCCGGCCGACGAGGTGgacacacagctgctgcaggacgCGGCGCGCAAGGAGGcgctgcagcagaagcagtga